From a region of the Streptomyces venezuelae genome:
- a CDS encoding SHOCT domain-containing protein — translation MDDYPLLNIFWTMLYLFLWIMWFFLLFKIITDIFRDHSLGGWGKTGWLIFVIILPFLGVFVYLIARGKGMGERDIKQVQENEAAFRSYVQKTAASGGSADELHKLSALKDKGDITQEEFDRAKAKILA, via the coding sequence ATGGACGACTATCCGCTTCTCAACATCTTCTGGACGATGCTGTACCTGTTCCTGTGGATCATGTGGTTCTTCCTGCTCTTCAAGATCATCACGGACATCTTCCGTGACCACAGCCTGGGCGGCTGGGGGAAGACGGGCTGGCTGATCTTCGTGATCATCCTGCCCTTCCTGGGCGTGTTCGTCTATCTCATCGCCAGGGGCAAGGGCATGGGCGAACGGGACATCAAGCAGGTGCAGGAGAACGAGGCCGCCTTCCGGTCCTACGTCCAGAAGACGGCGGCCTCCGGCGGCAGCGCGGACGAGCTGCACAAGCTCTCCGCCCTCAAGGACAAGGGCGACATCACGCAGGAGGAGTTCGACCGCGCCAAGGCCAAGATCCTGGCCTGA
- a CDS encoding glycerate kinase, whose translation MTDGAVNEAARVLIAADKFKGSLTAVQVAERVTAGLRRAVPDVEIETLPVADGGDGTVAAAVAAGFERREVRVTGPLGDQVTAAYALRGGTAVVEMAEASGLQLLPAGTFAALTATTYGSGELLKAALDAGARTIVFGVGGSATTDGGAGMLAALGAVFLDANGEPVGPGGGALAELASADLSGVDPRFAEVEFVLASDVDNPLTGPKGCAAVYGPQKGASPEDVATLDAALAHFAVVLEKSIGAKAAECAVLPGAGGAGGIGYGALLLGATFRPGIELMLEVLGFAPALERATLVITGEGSLDEQTLHGKAPAGVAAAARAAGKPVVAVCGRLLLTQEALEGAGIRKAYPLTDLEPDPAKSIPNAGPLLERVAANIAADVL comes from the coding sequence GTGACGGACGGAGCAGTAAACGAGGCCGCGCGCGTGCTCATCGCCGCGGACAAATTCAAGGGCTCGCTCACGGCCGTGCAGGTCGCGGAGCGGGTGACGGCCGGCCTTCGCAGGGCCGTACCGGACGTGGAGATCGAGACCCTCCCCGTCGCGGACGGCGGCGACGGAACGGTCGCGGCAGCCGTCGCGGCCGGCTTCGAACGGCGGGAGGTACGGGTCACCGGACCCCTCGGCGACCAGGTCACGGCCGCCTACGCGCTGCGCGGGGGCACCGCGGTGGTCGAGATGGCGGAGGCCTCCGGACTGCAGCTGCTGCCGGCGGGCACCTTCGCCGCGCTGACCGCCACCACGTACGGCTCGGGCGAGCTGCTCAAGGCCGCGCTCGACGCGGGCGCGCGCACGATCGTCTTCGGCGTGGGCGGCAGTGCCACCACCGACGGCGGCGCCGGGATGCTGGCCGCACTGGGCGCCGTGTTCCTGGATGCGAACGGCGAACCGGTGGGTCCGGGCGGCGGTGCGCTGGCCGAGCTCGCCTCGGCCGACCTGTCCGGTGTCGACCCGCGCTTCGCGGAGGTGGAGTTCGTCCTCGCGAGTGACGTGGACAACCCGCTGACCGGCCCGAAGGGCTGCGCGGCGGTCTACGGCCCGCAGAAGGGGGCCTCGCCCGAGGACGTGGCGACGCTCGACGCGGCGCTGGCGCACTTCGCGGTGGTCCTGGAGAAGTCGATCGGCGCGAAGGCCGCCGAGTGCGCGGTGCTCCCGGGCGCCGGTGGCGCGGGCGGCATCGGCTACGGGGCGCTGCTGCTCGGCGCGACGTTCCGGCCCGGCATCGAGCTGATGCTGGAGGTGCTGGGCTTCGCCCCCGCGCTGGAGCGGGCCACGCTGGTCATCACCGGTGAGGGCTCCCTGGACGAGCAGACCCTGCACGGCAAGGCCCCGGCGGGCGTCGCGGCCGCGGCGCGCGCGGCGGGCAAGCCCGTGGTGGCCGTCTGCGGCCGGCTGCTGCTGACCCAGGAGGCCCTGGAGGGCGCCGGTATCCGCAAGGCGTACCCGCTCACGGACCTGGAGCCCGACCCGGCCAAGTCCATCCCGAACGCGGGTCCCCTGCTGGAGCGGGTCGCCGCCAACATCGCCGCCGACGTCCTCTGA
- a CDS encoding AlkA N-terminal domain-containing protein: MHTDTERCVRAVQSKDARFDGWFFTAVLTTRIYCRPSCPAVPPKVENMTFLPSAAACQQAGFRACKRCRPDTSPGSPEWNARADAVARAMRLIQDGVVDREGVPGLATRLGYSTRQVERQLNAELGAGPLALARAQRAQTARLLIETSELPMGDVAFAAGFSSIRTFNDTVREVFALAPRELRDRAVKAGRSRNAPPRIPGTISLRLPFRAPLNPDNLFGHLAATAVPGVEEWRDGAYRRTLRLPYGTGVVALTPQPDHIGCRLALTDLRDLTIAISRCRWMLDLDADPEAVDEQLRSDPLLAPLVDKAPGRRVPRTVDAPEFAVRAVLGQQVSTAAARTHAARLVGAHGEPVEDPLGGLTHLFPSPQALAGLDPEALALPRSRRATLTTLVSALADGSLALGLDSDWEAARAQLSALPGFGPWTTEVIAMRALGDPDAFLPSDLGIRRAAQGLGLPSTPSALTARAAAWRPWRAYAVQYLWATDTHPVNHLPV; the protein is encoded by the coding sequence ATGCACACCGACACCGAGCGCTGCGTAAGGGCCGTGCAGTCGAAGGACGCCCGCTTCGACGGCTGGTTCTTCACCGCCGTCCTGACCACCCGGATCTACTGCCGCCCCAGCTGCCCCGCCGTGCCGCCGAAGGTCGAGAACATGACCTTCCTGCCCAGCGCCGCCGCCTGCCAGCAGGCCGGGTTCCGGGCGTGCAAGCGGTGCCGGCCCGACACGAGTCCCGGTTCGCCCGAGTGGAACGCCCGGGCCGACGCCGTCGCGCGCGCGATGCGGCTGATCCAGGACGGCGTCGTCGACCGGGAGGGGGTGCCGGGTCTGGCCACCCGGCTGGGGTACTCCACCCGCCAGGTCGAGCGGCAGCTGAACGCCGAGCTCGGGGCCGGTCCCCTGGCCCTGGCACGGGCCCAGCGCGCCCAGACCGCCCGGCTGCTCATCGAGACCTCCGAGCTCCCGATGGGCGACGTGGCCTTCGCCGCCGGGTTCTCTTCCATCCGGACCTTCAACGACACGGTCCGCGAGGTCTTCGCCCTGGCCCCGCGCGAGCTCCGGGATCGGGCCGTCAAGGCCGGCCGCAGCAGGAACGCCCCGCCCCGGATCCCGGGGACGATCAGTCTGCGGCTGCCGTTCCGGGCCCCGCTCAACCCCGACAACCTCTTCGGGCACCTCGCCGCGACCGCCGTCCCCGGGGTCGAGGAGTGGCGCGACGGCGCCTACCGCCGCACCCTGCGCCTGCCGTACGGCACCGGGGTCGTCGCGCTGACCCCGCAGCCCGACCACATCGGCTGCCGGCTCGCCCTGACCGACCTGCGCGACCTCACCATCGCGATCAGCCGCTGCCGCTGGATGCTCGACCTGGACGCCGACCCCGAGGCGGTCGACGAGCAGCTGCGCTCCGATCCGCTCCTGGCCCCGCTCGTGGACAAGGCTCCCGGGCGCCGGGTACCCCGTACGGTCGACGCGCCGGAGTTCGCGGTACGGGCGGTGCTGGGCCAGCAGGTCTCCACCGCGGCGGCGCGCACGCACGCGGCCCGGCTGGTCGGTGCGCACGGGGAGCCGGTCGAGGACCCGCTGGGCGGGCTGACCCACCTCTTCCCCTCCCCGCAGGCGCTCGCCGGGCTGGACCCGGAGGCGCTGGCCCTGCCGCGCAGCCGGCGCGCCACGCTGACCACCCTGGTTTCGGCGCTGGCCGACGGCTCGCTGGCCCTCGGCCTCGACAGTGACTGGGAGGCGGCGCGGGCGCAGCTCTCGGCGCTGCCCGGCTTCGGCCCGTGGACCACCGAGGTGATCGCGATGCGGGCGCTCGGCGACCCGGACGCGTTCCTGCCGTCGGATCTGGGGATCCGGCGGGCGGCGCAGGGGCTGGGACTGCCGTCCACTCCCTCGGCGCTGACCGCGCGGGCGGCCGCATGGCGGCCCTGGCGCGCGTACGCCGTCCAGTACCTGTGGGCCACCGACACCCACCCCGTCAACCACCTGCCCGTCTGA
- a CDS encoding phosphatidylserine decarboxylase has protein sequence MPHSQTSAPRDSLLGVRLARGASPWLLPTVATAALSLTRARKSGRWAAAAVPATALAAGMLWFFRDPEREIAQGRVISPADGVVQSIMPWKDGRTRVAIFMSPLNVHVNRAPLAGTVTSVEHIPGGFVPAFNKESENNERVVWHFDTELGDIEMVQIAGAVARRIVPYLPAGTKVEQGERIGLIRFGSRVDIYLPEGVEVAVEVGQATTAGVTRIDRD, from the coding sequence ATGCCCCACAGCCAAACCTCTGCACCTCGCGACAGCCTCCTTGGCGTACGCCTCGCGCGCGGAGCATCGCCGTGGCTCCTGCCGACCGTGGCCACCGCGGCGCTCAGCCTCACCCGGGCCCGCAAGTCCGGACGCTGGGCCGCGGCGGCCGTGCCCGCCACCGCGCTCGCCGCGGGCATGCTGTGGTTCTTCCGCGACCCCGAGCGAGAGATCGCTCAGGGCCGTGTCATCTCGCCCGCCGACGGTGTGGTGCAGAGCATCATGCCGTGGAAGGACGGACGGACCCGGGTCGCGATCTTCATGAGCCCGCTGAACGTCCACGTCAACCGCGCGCCCCTCGCGGGCACGGTGACGTCCGTGGAGCACATCCCCGGCGGATTCGTCCCGGCGTTCAACAAGGAGAGCGAGAACAACGAGCGCGTCGTCTGGCACTTCGACACCGAACTCGGTGACATCGAGATGGTGCAGATCGCCGGCGCCGTCGCCCGTCGCATCGTCCCGTACCTGCCGGCCGGAACCAAGGTGGAGCAGGGCGAACGCATCGGTCTGATCCGCTTCGGCTCCCGCGTCGACATCTACCTCCCCGAGGGCGTCGAGGTCGCGGTCGAGGTCGGTCAGGCCACCACCGCGGGGGTGACACGAATTGACCGTGACTGA
- a CDS encoding cysteine hydrolase family protein, with product MTTHAIEIAHDSALLVIDVQKGFDEESFWGRRNNPAAEDNIAALMDAWRAAGRPVVLVRHASVQPGSVLAADHPGHAFKDLVEQRSEGALVITKTVNSAFYGTPDLAEWLKARGIGQLVLVGIQTNMCVETTARMAGNLGYDVLVPLDATHTFDLAGPAGLALTADELARATAVNLHGGGFARVVTTADLLTA from the coding sequence ATGACGACGCACGCGATCGAGATCGCCCACGACAGTGCCCTGCTGGTCATCGACGTACAGAAGGGCTTCGACGAGGAGTCCTTCTGGGGGCGCCGCAACAACCCGGCGGCCGAGGACAACATCGCGGCCCTGATGGACGCCTGGCGGGCGGCGGGCCGGCCGGTGGTCCTCGTCCGGCACGCGTCGGTGCAGCCCGGTTCCGTCCTCGCCGCCGACCACCCGGGCCACGCCTTCAAGGACCTGGTCGAGCAGCGGAGCGAAGGGGCCCTGGTGATCACCAAGACGGTGAACTCGGCCTTCTACGGGACTCCGGACCTGGCGGAATGGCTCAAGGCCCGCGGCATCGGCCAGCTGGTGCTGGTCGGCATCCAGACCAACATGTGCGTCGAGACGACGGCCCGGATGGCCGGGAACCTGGGCTACGACGTGCTCGTCCCGCTCGACGCCACGCACACCTTCGACCTCGCCGGGCCGGCGGGGCTCGCCCTGACGGCGGACGAGCTCGCCAGGGCCACCGCGGTGAACCTCCACGGCGGCGGCTTCGCCCGCGTGGTCACCACGGCGGACCTCCTCACGGCGTAG
- a CDS encoding BCCT family transporter — protein MSAESLEQPRPDTPPGGSGGPADGVPDRAVVLIGVIAVLAVVAWAALAGDSFDTASGTALSWVLGNFAWLFVIAADVFLVMCVVLAISRFGRIRLGADDSEPEFTNLAWIAMMFSAGMGIGLMFYGVGEPLTHYLAPPPASGAAPATGAAALAAMEYSFFHWTLTPWAIYGIAGLALAYATFRKGRGNRLSSAFVPLIGRERADGAPGKAIDLLAVFATVFGTATSLGLGALQVSKGLGLTTGIDDSVTVQLVIIASLSAAFVLSAFSGLHKGVKWLSTINLVLAATLMLFVFVLGPTVYILDVIPSSVGGYLSELVPMASRTGAFTDSKWLGAWTIFYWAWWLSWAPFVGTFIARISRGRTIREFLVGVLLVPSGATAIWFCVMGGTAIRLDSTGAVDFALKIKDGTEASLFAMLDALPLSAVTSWVAMVLVMTYFVTSADSASLVMGSLTSRGSLNPPTWLVVTWGVLMAAVAAVLLVAGGLKSLQTATILVALPFVVVMMLLCWALVKELRADPGAGPARHHPLHGMRDAVRAMVGDAITEQRADRRPLPVAGPGSREYGDGEAPGSPQT, from the coding sequence ATGAGCGCGGAATCACTGGAACAGCCACGTCCGGACACCCCACCAGGGGGATCCGGCGGGCCCGCGGACGGCGTGCCCGACCGTGCCGTCGTCCTCATCGGGGTGATCGCCGTGCTGGCCGTCGTCGCCTGGGCGGCCCTGGCCGGCGACTCCTTCGACACGGCCTCCGGAACCGCTCTCTCCTGGGTGCTCGGCAACTTCGCCTGGCTGTTCGTGATCGCCGCCGACGTCTTCCTGGTCATGTGCGTCGTCCTCGCGATCAGCCGGTTCGGCCGGATCCGCCTCGGCGCCGACGACTCCGAGCCCGAGTTCACCAACCTCGCGTGGATCGCGATGATGTTCAGCGCCGGCATGGGCATCGGCCTGATGTTCTACGGGGTGGGGGAGCCGCTCACCCACTACCTGGCCCCGCCCCCGGCCTCCGGGGCGGCCCCCGCCACCGGCGCCGCCGCCCTCGCGGCGATGGAGTACTCCTTCTTCCACTGGACGCTCACCCCCTGGGCGATCTACGGCATCGCCGGTCTCGCCCTGGCCTACGCGACCTTCCGCAAGGGGCGGGGCAACCGGCTCAGTTCCGCCTTCGTCCCCCTCATCGGCCGGGAGCGGGCCGACGGCGCGCCCGGCAAGGCCATCGACCTGCTGGCCGTGTTCGCCACCGTCTTCGGCACCGCCACCAGCCTCGGCCTCGGGGCGCTCCAGGTCTCCAAGGGGCTCGGTCTCACGACCGGCATCGACGACTCCGTCACCGTCCAGCTGGTCATCATCGCCTCCCTGTCGGCCGCCTTCGTCCTCTCCGCCTTCTCCGGCCTGCACAAGGGCGTGAAGTGGCTCAGCACCATCAACCTCGTGCTCGCCGCGACGCTGATGCTCTTCGTCTTCGTGCTCGGCCCCACCGTCTACATCCTCGACGTGATCCCCTCCAGCGTCGGCGGGTACCTGAGCGAGCTGGTGCCCATGGCCAGCCGCACCGGCGCCTTCACCGACTCCAAGTGGCTCGGCGCGTGGACGATCTTCTACTGGGCCTGGTGGCTCTCCTGGGCTCCTTTCGTCGGCACCTTCATCGCCCGCATCTCGCGCGGCCGCACCATCCGCGAGTTCCTCGTCGGCGTGCTGCTCGTCCCCAGCGGGGCCACCGCGATCTGGTTCTGCGTCATGGGCGGTACCGCGATCCGCCTGGACTCCACCGGCGCCGTCGACTTCGCCCTCAAGATCAAGGACGGTACGGAGGCCTCGCTCTTCGCGATGCTGGACGCCCTGCCGCTCTCCGCGGTCACCTCGTGGGTCGCCATGGTGCTGGTCATGACCTACTTCGTCACCAGCGCCGACTCGGCCTCCCTGGTGATGGGCTCGCTGACCAGCCGCGGCTCCCTCAACCCGCCCACCTGGCTCGTCGTCACCTGGGGCGTGCTCATGGCCGCCGTCGCCGCCGTGCTGCTCGTCGCGGGCGGTCTGAAGTCCCTGCAGACCGCCACCATCCTGGTCGCGCTGCCCTTCGTCGTCGTCATGATGCTGCTCTGCTGGGCCCTGGTGAAGGAACTCCGGGCGGACCCCGGGGCCGGACCCGCGCGCCACCACCCCCTGCACGGGATGCGGGACGCGGTCCGGGCCATGGTCGGCGACGCCATCACCGAGCAGCGGGCGGACCGCCGCCCGCTGCCCGTGGCCGGGCCAGGGAGCCGCGAGTACGGGGACGGCGAAGCCCCGGGGTCCCCACAGACATGA
- the pssA gene encoding CDP-diacylglycerol--serine O-phosphatidyltransferase — protein sequence MTVTDPETPAAGWVPEPAEEESAEDDMPLSLRLSIADTLTLGNATCGFMAVYFTTTGILIPHLTGSGESGMARNSAATAVILMLLAAVFDLFDGIVARKLRSSPMGAELDNLSDLISFGLAPAYFVLVYGMVAVDAHQKMSALAAIVVLLAVVLRLARFSCVTMKDGMFQGMPSPFGALTVVSIVLLELPFVPTLLAIIGVAWLMVSRVEYPKPRGVLAVAMLCWIISAMGLLAAWAFDAPGGQLLLQTGCALQIAMAATIPLFATTRRANTFRHNRREARAGSLR from the coding sequence TTGACCGTGACTGACCCTGAGACTCCGGCCGCCGGCTGGGTTCCCGAACCTGCCGAGGAGGAGTCCGCCGAGGACGACATGCCGCTCTCGCTGCGGCTGTCGATAGCGGACACCCTCACGCTCGGTAACGCGACGTGCGGATTCATGGCGGTGTACTTCACCACCACCGGAATCCTCATCCCGCACCTCACCGGCAGTGGCGAATCGGGCATGGCCCGCAACAGCGCCGCGACGGCAGTGATACTGATGCTGCTCGCCGCGGTCTTCGACCTGTTCGACGGCATCGTGGCCCGCAAGCTGCGCAGCTCGCCGATGGGCGCCGAGCTGGACAACCTGTCCGACCTGATCAGCTTCGGCCTCGCGCCGGCCTACTTCGTGCTCGTCTACGGCATGGTCGCCGTCGACGCGCACCAGAAGATGTCGGCGCTGGCCGCGATCGTCGTGCTGCTCGCCGTGGTGCTCAGACTCGCGAGATTCAGCTGCGTGACGATGAAGGACGGCATGTTCCAGGGCATGCCGAGCCCCTTCGGCGCGCTGACGGTCGTCTCGATCGTGCTGCTGGAGCTGCCGTTCGTCCCGACGCTGCTGGCGATCATCGGGGTGGCCTGGCTGATGGTGAGCCGGGTCGAGTACCCCAAGCCGCGGGGTGTTCTCGCCGTGGCGATGCTCTGCTGGATCATCAGCGCGATGGGACTGCTGGCGGCCTGGGCGTTCGACGCCCCGGGTGGCCAGCTGCTGCTGCAGACCGGCTGCGCCCTGCAGATCGCGATGGCGGCGACCATTCCGCTCTTCGCGACGACCCGGAGGGCCAACACCTTCCGGCACAACCGCCGCGAAGCCCGAGCGGGGTCGCTGCGCTAG
- a CDS encoding methylated-DNA--[protein]-cysteine S-methyltransferase — MRSTMSTKTHTVVDSPYGPLTLVATDGVLSGLYMTGQRHRPAEESFGERVAAAEEPFPEVARQLTAYFAGELTEFDLPLRLEGTEFQRSVWDQLVRIPYGQTWSYGELATRLGKPNASRAVGLANGKNPVGIIVPCHRVIGASGGMTGYGGGLDRKVRLLAFESGERV, encoded by the coding sequence ATGCGATCCACCATGAGCACCAAGACGCACACCGTCGTCGACAGCCCTTACGGCCCGCTGACCCTGGTCGCCACGGACGGGGTCCTCAGCGGTCTCTACATGACCGGGCAGCGCCACCGCCCGGCCGAGGAGTCCTTCGGGGAGCGGGTGGCCGCGGCCGAGGAGCCGTTCCCCGAGGTGGCGCGCCAGCTGACCGCCTACTTCGCGGGCGAGCTCACGGAGTTCGACCTGCCGCTGCGCCTGGAAGGCACGGAGTTCCAGCGCAGCGTCTGGGACCAGCTCGTGCGCATCCCGTACGGCCAGACGTGGTCGTACGGGGAGCTCGCGACGCGGCTGGGCAAGCCGAACGCCTCGCGCGCGGTGGGCCTGGCGAACGGGAAGAACCCGGTCGGCATCATCGTGCCCTGCCACCGGGTGATCGGCGCGTCGGGCGGGATGACCGGCTACGGCGGCGGGCTGGACCGCAAGGTGCGGCTGCTGGCTTTCGAGTCCGGGGAACGGGTCTGA
- a CDS encoding NUDIX domain-containing protein has translation MTTADDYATYIASLPRVLAGAAALYRDAEGRVLLVEPNYREGWALPGGTIESDQDESPRTAARRESAEEIGLDLPLGRLLVVDWVLGPGRPPLVAYVYDGGVLDGAQLAAVRLQEEELISWRLVEPAELAAHLPESLALRVQEAYRIAQSGEGTAELENGRRPAAS, from the coding sequence GTGACCACCGCAGATGACTACGCCACCTACATCGCGAGCCTGCCCCGGGTGCTGGCCGGCGCGGCCGCCCTCTACCGGGACGCCGAGGGCAGGGTCCTGCTCGTCGAGCCCAACTACCGCGAGGGCTGGGCCCTGCCGGGCGGAACCATCGAGTCGGACCAGGACGAGTCGCCGCGCACCGCGGCCCGGCGCGAGAGCGCCGAGGAGATCGGCCTCGACCTCCCCCTCGGCCGTCTTCTCGTCGTCGACTGGGTGCTGGGCCCCGGCCGCCCGCCGCTGGTCGCCTACGTCTACGACGGCGGGGTACTCGACGGGGCCCAGCTCGCCGCCGTCAGGCTGCAGGAGGAGGAGCTGATCTCCTGGCGGCTCGTCGAGCCCGCCGAACTCGCCGCCCACCTGCCCGAATCGCTCGCCCTGCGCGTCCAGGAGGCCTACCGGATCGCGCAGTCGGGCGAGGGCACCGCGGAGCTGGAGAACGGCCGGCGCCCGGCCGCCTCGTGA